Proteins from a single region of Starkeya sp. ORNL1:
- a CDS encoding sarcosine oxidase subunit gamma family protein yields MSTLLDRLPIDAMAPFGVYGRSGEPGVVAVVREDLAIATLAARHGTAGALKARVETAFGLTLADGPRAAGGPDLALLGTAPGRWLAVSQTRADLADELADALSEEAAITEQSDAVIAFDLAGPRVLDLLAKGVMVDLDPAVFKPGDVAVTDMAHIGATLWRTAETGYRVLVARSFAPAFSRFLVASAAEYGLRLDPGRG; encoded by the coding sequence ATGAGCACCCTGCTGGACCGACTGCCGATCGATGCCATGGCGCCGTTCGGTGTCTATGGCCGCTCCGGTGAGCCGGGCGTCGTGGCCGTGGTGCGCGAGGATCTTGCCATTGCCACGCTGGCTGCGCGCCACGGGACGGCCGGCGCTTTGAAAGCGCGTGTGGAAACGGCGTTCGGCCTGACGCTGGCTGACGGGCCGCGCGCCGCCGGCGGGCCTGACCTCGCGCTGCTCGGCACCGCGCCGGGGCGCTGGCTCGCGGTCTCGCAGACGCGCGCCGATCTCGCCGACGAGCTTGCCGACGCGCTCAGTGAGGAGGCCGCGATCACCGAGCAGAGCGACGCGGTCATCGCCTTCGATCTCGCCGGCCCGCGCGTTCTCGACCTGCTCGCCAAGGGCGTGATGGTCGACCTCGACCCGGCGGTCTTCAAGCCGGGCGACGTCGCCGTCACCGACATGGCCCATATCGGCGCGACGCTGTGGCGCACAGCCGAGACCGGCTACCGGGTGCTGGTCGCGCGCAGCTTCGCTCCCGCCTTTTCGCGCTTCCTTGTCGCCAGCGCGGCGGAATACGGCCTCCGGCTCGATCCCGGACGAGGTTGA
- the purU gene encoding formyltetrahydrofolate deformylase: protein MTDEHFVLTLSCPNRPGIVAGVATFLFEQGCNILDAQQFDDTESGRFFMRVVFNRVEGEASFDAIKGGFKVVAEGLKLDWQMRARSEKRRVMLLVSKFDHCLADLLYRWRIGEISMEIAAIASNYPRETYAHLDFAGIPFHYLPVTKATKMEQEAQLWALFQSSGSEVAVLARYMQVLSDGLSAKLAGRCINIHHSFLPGFKGAKPYHQAHSRGVKLIGATAHYVTSDLDEGPIIEQDVERISHQDSAEDLVRKGRDIERRVLARALAWHLDDRVLTNGHKTVVFRD, encoded by the coding sequence ATGACCGACGAACATTTCGTGCTCACGCTCTCCTGCCCGAACCGGCCCGGCATCGTCGCCGGCGTCGCCACCTTCCTGTTCGAGCAGGGCTGCAACATCCTCGACGCCCAGCAGTTCGACGACACCGAGAGCGGCCGCTTCTTCATGCGGGTGGTGTTCAACCGCGTCGAGGGTGAGGCCAGTTTCGATGCCATCAAGGGCGGCTTCAAAGTGGTTGCCGAAGGGCTCAAGCTCGACTGGCAGATGCGCGCGCGCAGCGAGAAGCGCCGGGTGATGCTGCTGGTCTCGAAGTTCGACCATTGCCTCGCCGACCTGCTCTATCGCTGGCGCATCGGCGAGATCTCGATGGAAATCGCCGCCATCGCCTCGAACTATCCGCGCGAGACGTACGCGCATCTCGATTTCGCAGGCATCCCGTTCCACTATCTGCCCGTCACCAAGGCGACCAAGATGGAGCAGGAGGCGCAGCTCTGGGCGTTGTTCCAGTCCTCGGGCTCCGAGGTCGCGGTGCTCGCCCGCTACATGCAGGTGCTCTCGGATGGACTCTCGGCCAAGCTCGCCGGGCGTTGCATCAACATCCACCACTCCTTCCTGCCCGGCTTCAAGGGCGCCAAGCCCTATCACCAGGCGCATTCGCGCGGCGTGAAGCTGATCGGCGCCACGGCGCATTACGTGACCTCCGACCTCGATGAGGGCCCGATCATCGAGCAGGACGTCGAGCGCATCAGCCACCAGGATTCCGCCGAGGATCTGGTGCGCAAGGGCCGCGACATCGAGCGCCGCGTGCTGGCCCGTGCGCTGGCCTGGCACCTCGATGACCGGGTGCTGACGAACGGTCACAAGACCGTTGTGTTCCGGGACTGA
- the folD gene encoding bifunctional methylenetetrahydrofolate dehydrogenase/methenyltetrahydrofolate cyclohydrolase FolD, which translates to MVETRRIDGKAFAEGLRARIGKEVTGFLAETGVRPGLAVVLVGEDPASSVYVRNKAKQTAEAGMASFEYKLPADEPEAAVLALVEALNRDPGVHGILVQLPLPAHIDAQKVLATIDPAKDVDGFHVVNAGRLAIGLEALVPCTPLGCVMLLKHELGPLAGLKAVVLGRSNIVGKPVAQLLLREDCTVTIAHSRTRDLPGECRQADILIAAVGRPEMVRGDWIKPGATVIDVGINRVVGDAGTSRLVGDVAFAEAQGIAGAITPVPGGVGPMTIACLLQNTLTAARRIQRATSS; encoded by the coding sequence ATGGTGGAAACCCGACGGATCGACGGCAAGGCGTTCGCGGAAGGGCTTCGGGCGCGGATCGGGAAGGAAGTCACCGGCTTCCTCGCCGAGACCGGGGTGCGGCCCGGCCTTGCCGTGGTGCTGGTGGGCGAGGATCCCGCCAGCTCGGTCTATGTGCGCAACAAGGCGAAGCAAACGGCGGAAGCCGGCATGGCCTCGTTCGAATACAAGCTGCCGGCCGACGAGCCGGAAGCCGCGGTTCTGGCGCTGGTCGAGGCGCTGAACCGCGACCCGGGCGTGCACGGCATCCTCGTGCAATTGCCCCTGCCGGCGCATATCGACGCGCAAAAGGTGCTCGCCACCATCGATCCGGCCAAGGATGTCGACGGCTTCCATGTGGTGAATGCCGGCCGGCTCGCGATCGGGCTGGAGGCGCTGGTGCCCTGCACGCCGCTCGGCTGCGTGATGCTGCTGAAGCACGAGCTTGGCCCGCTCGCCGGGCTGAAGGCGGTGGTGCTCGGCCGCTCCAACATCGTCGGCAAGCCGGTGGCGCAATTGCTGCTGCGCGAGGACTGTACGGTGACCATCGCCCATTCGCGCACCCGCGACCTGCCGGGCGAATGCCGGCAGGCCGACATCCTCATCGCCGCCGTCGGGCGTCCGGAGATGGTGCGCGGCGACTGGATCAAGCCGGGCGCCACGGTGATCGATGTCGGCATCAACCGAGTAGTGGGGGATGCCGGCACGTCACGCCTCGTCGGCGACGTCGCGTTTGCGGAAGCGCAGGGCATTGCCGGGGCGATCACCCCGGTGCCCGGCGGCGTCGGCCCGATGACCATCGCGTGCCTGCTGCAGAACACGCTGACGGCGGCGCGGCGGATCCAACGAGCGACATCATCCTGA
- a CDS encoding MFS transporter, with product MSIAATAERPQPSVANPRSRVILASLIGTTIEFYDFYVYATAAVLVFPHLFFPTGNDTVALLASLAVFGAAMVARPLGAIFFGHLGDKRGRKVTLVGALLTMGVATFLIGALPTYAVAGWLAPALLVVLRLAQGFALGGEWSGAALVATENAPAGKRAMFGTFPQLGAPIGFIIANGLFLLIAAVLPSDDPSRPSQAFLDWGWRIPFLFSVVMVVVGLWVRLNLVESTAFEKTVKTGQVQRVPLAAAFQNNWRELILGTFYMLATYVLFYLMTTFSLSYGRASPTAAVPGLGYDYRTFVLMMIGGVVFFGIFTLLSGPWADRWGRRRTLICITLAIIVFGLIWVPMLSVGPVGVMAWLILGFSLMGMTFGPMGALLPELFPANVRYTGSGISYNVSSILGAAVAPFIAVALWQAGAGSPFWVGVYLSSMACLTLIALLLGKETQHVDIEA from the coding sequence ATGTCCATCGCCGCCACCGCGGAACGCCCGCAGCCTTCCGTCGCCAATCCGCGCTCGCGCGTCATCCTCGCCAGCCTGATCGGCACGACGATCGAGTTCTATGATTTCTACGTCTATGCCACGGCGGCGGTGCTGGTGTTCCCGCATCTGTTCTTCCCGACCGGCAACGACACGGTGGCGCTGCTCGCCTCGCTGGCGGTGTTCGGCGCGGCAATGGTGGCGCGCCCGCTGGGCGCGATCTTCTTCGGCCATCTCGGCGACAAGCGCGGTCGCAAGGTCACCCTCGTCGGTGCGCTACTCACCATGGGCGTCGCCACCTTCCTGATCGGCGCGCTGCCGACCTATGCGGTGGCCGGCTGGCTGGCCCCGGCGCTCCTCGTCGTGCTGCGCCTCGCCCAGGGCTTCGCCCTCGGCGGCGAATGGAGCGGGGCGGCTCTCGTCGCCACCGAGAACGCCCCGGCCGGCAAGCGCGCCATGTTCGGTACCTTCCCACAGCTCGGCGCGCCGATCGGCTTCATCATCGCCAACGGCCTATTCTTGCTGATTGCCGCCGTGCTGCCCTCCGACGATCCGTCCCGCCCGTCGCAGGCCTTCCTTGACTGGGGCTGGCGCATTCCGTTCCTGTTCTCGGTGGTGATGGTGGTGGTCGGGCTCTGGGTCCGGCTCAATCTGGTCGAGAGCACCGCCTTCGAGAAGACGGTGAAGACCGGGCAGGTGCAGCGCGTGCCGCTGGCGGCGGCGTTCCAGAACAATTGGCGCGAGCTGATCCTCGGCACCTTCTACATGCTGGCGACTTATGTGCTTTTCTATCTGATGACGACCTTCTCGCTCAGCTATGGCCGCGCCTCGCCGACCGCTGCTGTGCCTGGCCTCGGTTATGACTACCGCACCTTCGTGCTGATGATGATCGGCGGCGTGGTGTTCTTCGGCATCTTCACCCTGCTGTCCGGCCCCTGGGCGGATCGCTGGGGGCGCCGCCGCACGCTGATCTGCATCACCCTCGCCATCATCGTGTTCGGCCTCATCTGGGTGCCGATGCTCTCGGTTGGCCCGGTCGGCGTGATGGCGTGGTTGATCCTCGGCTTCAGCCTGATGGGCATGACCTTCGGCCCTATGGGCGCGCTGCTGCCCGAGCTGTTCCCGGCCAATGTGCGCTACACCGGCTCCGGCATTTCCTACAATGTCTCGTCGATCCTCGGCGCCGCGGTCGCGCCCTTCATCGCCGTGGCGCTGTGGCAGGCCGGGGCGGGAAGCCCGTTCTGGGTCGGGGTCTACCTGTCCTCGATGGCCTGCCTGACCCTGATCGCCCTGCTGCTCGGCAAGGAAACCCAGCACGTCGACATCGAGGCGTGA
- the sthA gene encoding Si-specific NAD(P)(+) transhydrogenase, translating to MYDYDMIVIGSGPSGRRAAVQSAKLGKSVLVVEKGRRVGGVSVHTGTIPSKTLRETVLNLSGWRERGFYGRSYRVKQDIEASDLLARLHKTLDHEVEVLEHQFNRNGVKMMRGEARFTSPHSVEVMSENGDNHVVTGEYLLISCGTKPFRPDYVPFNGLNVFDSDEIIELPRLPRSLTVIGAGVIGVEYATIFSALDVQVTLIEPRGSFLDFIDKELIEEFTHELRDRNVLLRLGSKVEEIKFDPQGKPVARLSDGRTVVSEMLLFAAGRVGATDSLSLESAGIEVDHRNRIKVDPKTLQTSVEHIYAAGDVIGFPSLASTSMEQGRLAACHAFGLAPPPPPEFFPYGIYSVPEISTVGMTEEEVRKREIPYECGIARFRETSRGHIMGLSTGMMKMIFSVKTRRLLGVHIVGEGATELIHIGQAVLNLKGTIDYFIENTFNYPTLAEAYKIAGLDAWNRMARG from the coding sequence ATGTACGATTACGACATGATCGTCATCGGCAGCGGCCCCTCCGGGCGCCGCGCTGCCGTGCAGTCCGCCAAGCTCGGCAAGTCGGTACTGGTGGTCGAGAAGGGCCGCCGTGTCGGCGGCGTCTCGGTGCACACCGGCACCATCCCCTCCAAGACGCTGCGCGAGACGGTGCTGAACCTCTCCGGCTGGCGCGAGCGCGGCTTCTATGGCCGCTCCTACCGCGTCAAGCAGGATATCGAGGCCTCCGACCTCTTGGCTCGCCTGCACAAGACGCTCGACCATGAGGTTGAGGTGCTGGAGCATCAGTTCAACCGCAACGGCGTGAAGATGATGCGCGGCGAGGCCCGCTTCACCTCGCCGCATTCGGTCGAGGTGATGAGCGAGAATGGCGACAACCATGTCGTCACCGGCGAATATCTGCTGATTTCCTGCGGCACCAAGCCGTTCCGGCCGGACTACGTCCCGTTCAACGGGCTGAACGTGTTCGACAGCGACGAGATCATCGAGCTGCCGCGCCTGCCGCGCAGCCTCACCGTGATCGGCGCCGGCGTCATCGGCGTCGAATACGCCACCATCTTCTCGGCGCTGGACGTGCAGGTAACGCTGATCGAACCGCGCGGCAGCTTCCTCGACTTCATCGACAAGGAACTGATCGAGGAATTCACCCACGAACTGCGCGATCGCAATGTGCTGCTGCGGCTCGGTTCCAAGGTCGAGGAGATCAAATTCGATCCGCAGGGCAAGCCCGTGGCGCGGCTCTCCGACGGGCGCACCGTGGTCTCGGAGATGCTGCTGTTCGCCGCCGGCCGCGTCGGCGCCACCGACAGCCTGAGCCTGGAGTCCGCCGGCATCGAGGTCGACCATCGCAACCGCATCAAGGTCGATCCCAAGACGCTGCAGACCTCGGTGGAGCACATCTATGCGGCCGGCGACGTCATCGGCTTCCCGAGCCTCGCCTCGACCTCGATGGAGCAGGGCCGCCTCGCCGCGTGCCACGCCTTCGGCCTCGCGCCGCCGCCGCCGCCGGAATTCTTCCCCTATGGCATCTATTCGGTGCCGGAGATATCGACGGTGGGCATGACCGAGGAGGAGGTGAGGAAGCGCGAAATCCCCTACGAGTGCGGCATCGCCCGGTTCCGCGAGACCTCGCGCGGCCACATCATGGGGCTGAGCACCGGCATGATGAAGATGATCTTCTCGGTGAAGACCCGGCGTCTGCTCGGCGTGCATATCGTCGGCGAGGGCGCCACCGAGCTGATCCATATCGGCCAGGCGGTGCTGAACCTCAAAGGCACCATCGACTATTTCATCGAGAACACCTTCAACTACCCGACCCTCGCCGAAGCCTACAAGATCGCCGGGCTGGATGCGTGGAACCGCATGGCGAGGGGGTAG
- a CDS encoding XRE family transcriptional regulator, translating into MPTKPRESRAAEGVPDDLRTGSGAPAAVERTLEQALGLQVRTVRRGLDLTVSDLASAAGISVGMLSKIENGLISPSLGTLQAISNVLNVPLSTLFASFEEKRDCSFVPAGQGVHIERRGTKVGHQYELLGHALGGEVAVEPYLITLSEEAVPYTGFRHAGVEFIHMLSGEAIYRHGDRVYHLRPGDSLLFDSGANHGPEELLVRPMTYLSIIIYPREVR; encoded by the coding sequence GTGCCGACGAAGCCGCGCGAGAGCAGAGCCGCTGAGGGCGTGCCGGACGACCTGCGTACCGGATCGGGGGCGCCGGCCGCGGTGGAGCGCACGCTCGAACAGGCGCTCGGCCTTCAGGTGCGCACGGTGCGGCGCGGGCTCGACCTCACCGTCTCGGACCTTGCCAGCGCCGCCGGCATTTCGGTCGGCATGCTCTCGAAGATCGAGAACGGGCTGATCTCTCCCTCGCTCGGCACGCTGCAGGCGATCTCCAACGTGCTGAACGTGCCGCTCTCGACGCTGTTCGCCAGCTTCGAGGAGAAGCGCGACTGTTCCTTCGTTCCGGCCGGCCAGGGCGTGCACATCGAGCGGCGCGGCACCAAGGTCGGGCACCAGTATGAGTTGCTCGGCCATGCGCTCGGCGGCGAGGTGGCGGTGGAACCCTATCTCATCACGCTGAGCGAGGAGGCGGTGCCCTATACCGGCTTCCGCCATGCCGGGGTGGAGTTCATCCACATGCTGAGCGGCGAGGCGATCTATCGCCACGGCGACCGCGTCTATCATCTGCGCCCGGGCGACTCTCTGCTGTTCGATAGCGGCGCCAATCACGGGCCGGAGGAATTGCTGGTGCGGCCGATGACGTATCTGTCGATCATCATCTATCCGCGCGAGGTGCGGTGA